The sequence GGGGCTGCCGCGCGCTCCCGCACCTCCCTGCGGGGATGAGCTAATCCAGCCCCGCAGCGATGTCGCGGGGGTGGGGGCCCCGGAGCGGGGCCCAGAAGCCAGCCCCGGGGACCCTGGAGTCCTGAGAGAACAATGTGGGGCCGCGAGGAGGAGGAGCGGAACGGCGCGGCGAGAGCGAACGGGCGGCAATCCTAAGCAGCGTTTGTGTGTGAGAGTGCAATGGGCGCTCAGtccctcccgccgccgccgccgcctcctcctcttcctcctcctcctcctcctactccgtctcctcctcctccctcaagCACACCCCGACTCCCAGGCCACAGCATAGCAACCGAACATGGCGGCTGCGCAGACGCCGC is a genomic window of Muntiacus reevesi chromosome 3, mMunRee1.1, whole genome shotgun sequence containing:
- the LOC136164217 gene encoding WASH complex subunit 1-like, whose product is MGAQSLPPPPPPPPLPPPPPPTPSPPPPSSTPRLPGHSIATEHGGCADAASQPLGAAAAATGGDLARGEAEPRSPSARAGSCPTSRSAGDAQVPDTA